In Geminocystis sp. NIES-3709, a single genomic region encodes these proteins:
- a CDS encoding tetratricopeptide repeat protein, translated as MLKIIIVIFLCCFCFFQNPTLAEDNPSNTFTEEQLQEGENIAHQAILATENGDFIQAEIYWTQLVEKFPTNPAVWSNRGNARVSQNKLQDAIADYNESIKLAPSAPDPYLNRGTAYEGLKEYDKAIADYEKVLQLDPEDAMAYNNLGNANAGLKNWKNAAEYYHKASELSPNFAFASANESLALYQLGKKEEALKKMRNLVRKYPMFPDMRAALTAVLWENGQQGEAESNWVATIGIDSRYKDLYWLKEVRRWPPNMVLALEKFLTLEND; from the coding sequence ATGCTCAAAATTATTATTGTTATTTTCCTGTGTTGTTTTTGTTTTTTCCAAAATCCCACTCTTGCGGAAGATAATCCTAGTAATACGTTTACCGAAGAACAATTACAAGAAGGGGAAAATATTGCTCATCAAGCTATCTTAGCTACTGAAAATGGTGATTTTATTCAAGCTGAAATTTATTGGACTCAATTAGTTGAGAAATTTCCTACAAATCCGGCGGTTTGGAGTAATCGAGGTAATGCCAGAGTGAGCCAAAATAAGTTACAAGATGCGATCGCTGATTATAATGAGTCTATCAAATTAGCCCCCAGCGCACCAGATCCCTATCTCAATCGTGGTACTGCTTATGAAGGATTGAAAGAGTATGATAAAGCGATCGCTGATTATGAAAAAGTACTGCAATTAGATCCTGAAGATGCAATGGCTTACAATAATCTAGGAAATGCTAATGCAGGATTAAAAAATTGGAAAAATGCAGCGGAATATTATCATAAAGCCTCAGAATTATCCCCTAATTTTGCCTTTGCCAGTGCTAATGAATCCTTAGCGTTATATCAACTAGGAAAAAAAGAAGAAGCTCTAAAAAAGATGCGTAATCTTGTACGAAAATATCCCATGTTTCCTGATATGCGTGCCGCTTTAACAGCAGTTTTATGGGAAAATGGACAACAGGGTGAAGCTGAAAGTAATTGGGTAGCTACGATCGGGATTGATAGTCGTTACAAAGATTTATACTGGTTAAAGGAAGTAAGACGTTGGCCTCCTAATATGGTTTTAGCATTAGAAAAATTTTTAACTCTTGAAAACGATTAA
- a CDS encoding histidine triad nucleotide-binding protein, whose protein sequence is MNETIFSKIIRKEIPANIVYEDDLCLAFKDITPQAPTHILLIPKKPLERIDSAKMEDQTLLGHLLLTVKKVAAEANLNNGYRVVINNGNDGGQTVNHLHLHILGDRQMQWPPG, encoded by the coding sequence ATGAATGAAACGATTTTTAGTAAAATTATTCGCAAAGAAATTCCAGCAAACATAGTCTATGAAGATGATTTATGTTTGGCTTTTAAGGATATTACTCCTCAAGCACCTACTCATATTCTACTAATTCCAAAAAAACCTCTTGAAAGAATTGATAGTGCTAAAATGGAAGATCAAACATTGTTAGGACATTTACTTTTAACCGTCAAAAAAGTCGCTGCTGAGGCTAATTTAAACAACGGCTATAGAGTGGTAATAAATAATGGTAATGATGGAGGGCAAACAGTCAATCATCTTCATTTACATATTTTAGGCGATCGACAAATGCAATGGCCACCGGGTTGA
- a CDS encoding ribonucleotide-diphosphate reductase subunit beta, with protein MPLTPIFNPLGDDRIENRTIWFGNTTNLMQLNDVRYSWAIGLYQQMRENFWIPQKLDITQDVTDYWNLTNDERRAFEGILSYLTFLDSVQTCNIPHLKSAITAPEISLCMAEQISQEGMHNHAYQYMIETIIPSDKRDQVYDFWRTDKVLSARCEFIAGFYQKYIDNPTKENYFIALLSDYLLEGLYFYNGFIYFYNLAARMLMPGSADIFKMINRDELSHVRLYQKLIPEAMESFNYSLDQIYDMFNTAVEHECKWTNHIVGNNILGITESSTERYTKYLANIRLRAIGLDPIYNNSQYSKSPYTHLEKFSDTKKEGNTKANFFESSVTSYVMSSGVSGWDEI; from the coding sequence ATGCCTCTAACTCCCATCTTTAATCCTTTGGGAGACGATCGTATTGAGAACAGAACAATATGGTTTGGTAATACAACCAATTTAATGCAACTAAACGATGTAAGATACTCATGGGCGATCGGATTATATCAACAGATGCGGGAAAATTTTTGGATTCCTCAGAAGCTAGATATAACACAAGATGTTACAGATTATTGGAATTTAACCAACGATGAACGTCGTGCCTTTGAAGGAATTTTATCTTATTTGACTTTTTTAGACTCTGTTCAAACTTGCAATATTCCCCATCTAAAAAGTGCTATTACAGCCCCAGAAATTAGTCTTTGTATGGCAGAACAAATCTCTCAAGAAGGAATGCACAATCACGCCTATCAATATATGATTGAGACGATTATTCCTAGTGATAAAAGAGATCAAGTTTACGATTTTTGGCGCACAGATAAAGTATTATCGGCAAGGTGTGAATTTATTGCTGGTTTTTATCAAAAATATATCGATAATCCCACTAAAGAAAATTATTTTATTGCCCTTTTAAGTGATTATTTATTAGAAGGTTTATATTTTTACAATGGCTTTATTTATTTTTATAATTTAGCCGCTAGAATGTTAATGCCTGGCTCTGCTGACATTTTCAAAATGATTAATCGTGATGAGTTAAGTCATGTGAGATTGTATCAAAAATTAATTCCTGAAGCGATGGAAAGTTTTAATTATTCCCTAGACCAAATTTACGATATGTTTAATACTGCTGTAGAACATGAGTGTAAATGGACTAATCATATTGTAGGGAATAATATTTTAGGGATTACTGAATCTAGTACTGAACGTTATACTAAATATCTTGCCAATATTCGTTTGAGAGCGATCGGGCTTGATCCTATTTATAATAATTCCCAGTATAGCAAAAGTCCTTATACTCATCTCGAAAAATTCTCCGATACTAAAAAAGAAGGTAACACTAAAGCGAATTTTTTTGAATCAAGTGTTACCAGTTACGTTATGTCTTCAGGGGTTTCTGGTTGGGATGAAATATAA
- a CDS encoding class I SAM-dependent methyltransferase, translating into MKNFSCMNCHGLSLKRFFDLGYQPNGNNFPRLYEFKQEQTFPFAMLVCTDCWQVQIEEFPPVDSMFVNHPYVTGLNQPVVSHFEELVQEIIRKFQISSNSLILDIGANDGSLLTKFRDHGMRVLGIDPCKRSNQLASNMGIIVFETFWNKKSAEAIKSLGIRPDIITATAVFYHIEDIHDFIQGLDMIMDENTIFCTQCVYLKDIIEKLQFDHFYHEHTMIHAIAPLKDLFAKYKMRLLDVDFYPIHGGSFVLYVARNDSPFVTSEKIENVIKDECRFGLHNLKTYQEFFERVEKNKNDLLSLLRQIKMSGNNIFGLGAPLKGNTLLNYYNIGTDYLDYVTEVNTYKVDRYTPGTHIPIIHEDSVKEQPDYYLILSWNFLDFFVEKYADYLNNGGKFIVSHPKVRIVEKYL; encoded by the coding sequence ATGAAAAATTTTTCCTGCATGAATTGTCATGGTTTGAGTTTAAAGCGTTTTTTTGATCTTGGGTATCAGCCAAACGGTAATAATTTTCCTCGGTTATATGAATTTAAACAAGAACAAACTTTCCCTTTTGCTATGTTAGTTTGTACCGATTGTTGGCAAGTACAAATAGAAGAATTTCCCCCAGTTGATTCTATGTTTGTCAATCATCCGTATGTCACTGGTTTGAATCAGCCTGTTGTATCCCATTTCGAGGAATTAGTTCAAGAAATTATTAGAAAATTTCAGATTTCGTCAAACAGTTTGATTCTTGATATTGGAGCAAATGATGGTTCATTGTTGACTAAATTTCGTGACCACGGTATGCGTGTATTAGGTATTGATCCATGTAAACGGAGCAATCAATTAGCTAGTAATATGGGTATTATCGTTTTTGAAACTTTTTGGAATAAAAAAAGTGCTGAAGCAATAAAAAGTCTGGGTATTCGCCCAGATATTATTACCGCCACTGCTGTCTTTTATCATATAGAGGATATTCATGATTTTATTCAGGGGCTGGATATGATTATGGATGAAAACACTATATTTTGCACACAATGCGTATATTTAAAAGATATTATTGAAAAATTGCAATTTGATCATTTTTATCATGAACATACTATGATTCATGCAATAGCTCCGTTGAAAGATTTATTCGCAAAATATAAGATGAGATTATTGGATGTTGACTTCTATCCAATTCATGGTGGTTCTTTCGTTTTGTATGTTGCGAGAAACGATTCACCCTTTGTCACTTCAGAAAAAATTGAGAATGTTATTAAAGACGAATGCCGTTTTGGTTTACACAATCTTAAAACTTATCAAGAATTCTTTGAACGGGTAGAAAAAAACAAAAATGATTTATTATCACTTTTAAGGCAAATTAAAATGAGTGGTAACAATATATTTGGTCTTGGAGCACCCCTAAAAGGTAACACTTTATTGAATTATTATAATATTGGTACCGATTATCTTGATTATGTGACAGAAGTTAACACATATAAGGTTGATCGATACACTCCGGGAACTCATATTCCGATTATTCATGAAGATAGTGTTAAGGAACAACCAGACTATTACTTAATCTTATCATGGAATTTTTTGGACTTTTTTGTGGAAAAATATGCAGATTATCTGAATAATGGGGGTAAATTTATTGTTTCTCATCCAAAGGTTAGAATTGTTGAGAAATATCTATGA
- a CDS encoding glycosyltransferase, translating into MKISLIILFKNELEYAKVTLETVYGYLSERHIDFEQIAVDDSNDGTWDILQEFASLHPNNTIVVKGGEPSGYGKALQRGFGEANGDIIIPFNGDMCDSLDDVIRYIQLIKAGNDMVFGSRFMQGSTINGFSNFKTLISRLGNLFLQVLFRVDCNDLTNSFKAYRKDVLKEIQITSSGYSIGLEVALKAIQRKYKYTTIPISWSDRQYGQSKMSIVKSIISYLYVAYKQFFFPSIMAET; encoded by the coding sequence ATGAAAATATCTCTTATTATTCTTTTTAAAAATGAATTGGAATATGCAAAAGTTACACTAGAAACTGTCTATGGTTATCTTTCCGAACGGCATATTGATTTTGAACAAATTGCAGTAGATGATAGTAATGATGGGACATGGGATATTCTACAAGAATTTGCCAGTTTACACCCAAATAATACCATTGTTGTAAAAGGAGGAGAACCTTCTGGTTATGGAAAAGCACTACAGAGAGGATTCGGAGAAGCTAATGGAGATATTATAATCCCATTCAATGGAGATATGTGTGATTCACTTGACGATGTAATTCGCTACATCCAACTTATCAAAGCTGGTAATGATATGGTTTTTGGATCACGTTTTATGCAAGGATCAACTATCAATGGTTTTTCTAATTTCAAAACTTTAATATCTCGTTTGGGCAATTTATTTCTTCAAGTACTATTTAGAGTCGATTGTAATGATTTAACTAATTCATTCAAAGCATATAGAAAAGATGTTTTAAAAGAAATACAGATAACCTCATCAGGGTACAGTATTGGATTAGAAGTTGCTTTGAAAGCTATACAGAGAAAATATAAGTACACAACTATTCCCATTAGCTGGAGCGATCGCCAGTATGGTCAATCTAAAATGTCCATTGTAAAATCTATTATAAGCTACTTGTATGTTGCATATAAGCAATTTTTCTTTCCCTCTATTATGGCAGAAACCTAG
- the tatC gene encoding twin-arginine translocase subunit TatC: MTTQELEKKSQDKNEDYWNEIPNQTEAEMPFFDHLEELRQRIFVSIIAMGIGAISCFFFVKKIVAWLEIPAGDVKFLQLAPGEFFFVSIQVAGYTGILISAPVILYQIVQFVTPGLTRKERKTIAPIVFGSSILFFSGLAFAYYLLIPAALNFFVNYGGDVVEQLWSIDKYFKFILLLMFSTGLAFQIPIIQLLLGTLNIVSSQQMLSAWRIVVLGGVILGAVLTPSTDPLTQSLLGGAVLALYFSGIGIVKLTGK; the protein is encoded by the coding sequence ATGACAACTCAGGAATTAGAAAAAAAATCTCAAGATAAAAACGAAGACTACTGGAATGAAATACCAAATCAGACGGAGGCGGAAATGCCTTTTTTTGATCATCTTGAAGAATTACGACAACGAATTTTCGTCAGTATAATTGCGATGGGAATTGGTGCGATTTCCTGTTTTTTCTTTGTCAAAAAGATTGTAGCATGGTTAGAAATTCCTGCTGGAGATGTCAAGTTTTTACAATTAGCACCGGGAGAATTTTTCTTTGTTTCTATTCAAGTAGCTGGTTATACAGGTATTTTAATTTCCGCTCCCGTCATTTTATATCAAATCGTTCAGTTTGTTACTCCCGGATTAACTCGTAAAGAAAGGAAAACCATAGCTCCTATTGTATTCGGTTCTAGTATTCTCTTTTTCTCTGGTTTAGCCTTTGCTTATTATTTACTTATCCCCGCCGCCCTCAATTTTTTCGTGAATTATGGTGGTGATGTAGTTGAACAGTTATGGTCGATCGATAAGTACTTCAAATTTATATTATTGTTAATGTTTTCCACTGGTTTAGCTTTTCAAATCCCTATAATTCAATTACTTTTAGGCACATTAAACATCGTTTCTTCTCAACAAATGTTATCTGCTTGGCGTATCGTTGTATTGGGAGGGGTGATTTTAGGTGCAGTACTAACACCTTCAACAGACCCACTTACTCAGTCTTTGCTTGGAGGGGCAGTTTTAGCCTTATATTTTAGTGGTATCGGTATTGTTAAATTAACTGGTAAATAG
- a CDS encoding A24 family peptidase yields MANFFIYLIIFIWGASIGSFLNVVIYRLPAKISLINPPSRCPKCLHPLGITENIPVFGWLWLAGKCRWCHTSISPRYPLIEAITGFLFVLIFHQFGFTWLTLGYSILLSWLIALAMIDFDTMTLPNSLTQSGLIIGLGWQTWLGFTIGGINSALQYLFISIFSTVIGIWLFDIIRVLGTIIFGKPAMGGGDPKLTAMIGSWLGWQGVLLTGFLACLLGTIFGVCAIVFKLLKKGQPMPFGPFLVLGAISTMFWGDRILSTYLEYML; encoded by the coding sequence ATGGCTAACTTTTTTATCTATTTAATAATTTTTATTTGGGGTGCTTCGATCGGCAGTTTTTTGAATGTGGTAATATATCGGCTACCGGCAAAAATATCTTTAATTAATCCACCCTCCCGATGTCCAAAATGTTTACATCCTCTTGGTATCACCGAAAATATCCCTGTTTTTGGTTGGTTATGGTTGGCAGGTAAATGTCGTTGGTGTCATACTTCTATTTCTCCTCGTTATCCTCTTATTGAAGCTATTACAGGCTTTCTTTTTGTTTTGATATTCCATCAATTTGGGTTTACATGGTTAACTCTTGGTTATAGTATTCTCCTCAGTTGGTTAATTGCTTTGGCGATGATTGATTTTGATACCATGACATTACCTAACTCTCTGACTCAGTCTGGATTAATTATTGGTTTGGGGTGGCAAACATGGTTAGGTTTTACCATAGGTGGAATTAACAGCGCTTTGCAATATCTTTTTATTAGTATCTTTAGTACCGTAATTGGTATTTGGTTATTTGATATTATTCGTGTTCTTGGTACGATTATTTTTGGTAAACCAGCTATGGGGGGAGGCGATCCCAAATTGACCGCTATGATAGGATCATGGTTAGGATGGCAAGGAGTATTATTAACAGGGTTTCTTGCTTGTCTTTTAGGTACGATTTTTGGAGTTTGTGCGATCGTGTTTAAATTACTTAAAAAAGGTCAACCTATGCCTTTTGGCCCCTTCTTAGTATTAGGAGCAATTTCAACTATGTTTTGGGGTGATCGAATCCTATCTACCTATTTAGAATATATGTTATAG
- a CDS encoding S-methyl-5'-thioadenosine phosphorylase, producing MEAVTIGIIGGSGLYKMEALQNIEEITLDTPFGSPSDSLITGTLDNTKVVFLPRHGRNHHLLPSELPFQANIYALKQLGVKYIISASAVGSLQKEIKPLDFVIPDQFIDRTKNRQATFFGEGIVAHIAFGNPVCDKLGDVLAQAMKNLNLPDITLHQGGTYICMEGPAFSTIAESNLYRSWGGSIIGMTNLTEAKLAREAEIAYATLALVTDYDCWNPEHDHVTVETVIQNLHQNAINAQKVIRETVKLIADKPFVSTAHSALQTSIFTPLDKVSPEIKEKLASILQKYL from the coding sequence ATGGAAGCAGTTACAATTGGGATTATCGGCGGTAGTGGGTTGTATAAAATGGAAGCCTTACAAAACATTGAAGAAATAACCCTCGATACTCCCTTCGGTTCGCCTTCTGATAGTCTTATTACGGGAACTTTAGATAATACTAAGGTAGTTTTTTTGCCTCGTCATGGCAGAAATCATCATCTTTTACCCTCAGAATTACCCTTTCAAGCCAATATTTATGCCTTAAAGCAATTAGGAGTTAAGTATATTATCTCTGCTTCTGCGGTTGGCTCATTGCAGAAAGAAATTAAACCCCTTGATTTTGTTATACCTGATCAGTTTATCGATCGAACCAAAAACCGTCAAGCCACCTTTTTCGGAGAAGGAATAGTGGCACATATAGCTTTTGGGAATCCCGTTTGTGATAAGTTGGGTGATGTATTGGCTCAAGCCATGAAAAACTTAAACCTTCCCGATATTACCTTACATCAAGGGGGGACTTATATTTGTATGGAAGGTCCTGCATTTTCAACTATTGCGGAATCAAATCTTTATCGTAGTTGGGGAGGCAGTATTATTGGTATGACAAACTTAACAGAAGCCAAACTGGCAAGAGAAGCGGAAATTGCTTATGCCACTCTTGCACTAGTGACTGATTACGATTGCTGGAATCCCGAACATGATCATGTGACAGTGGAGACAGTGATTCAAAATTTGCATCAAAATGCTATTAATGCCCAAAAAGTGATTCGAGAAACCGTTAAATTAATTGCAGATAAACCTTTTGTAAGTACTGCCCATTCAGCTCTTCAAACATCCATTTTCACTCCTTTAGATAAAGTATCCCCTGAAATAAAAGAGAAACTGGCATCAATTTTACAGAAGTATCTCTAG
- a CDS encoding SDR family oxidoreductase, with translation MKILVTGAAGSVGQIITNHLCKAGHQMIPVDFIEPEKIIFADLRDEKVVFQLFDQYNPDLVIHLAAIKNIQFCEQNKELSHITNFGVTKLITEICQEYKARMIYFSTDYVFGKYDQFWQERDQPCPTTQYGKDKVASELFIQNKLRNHSIIRTAQLYGIKNDFITLICNTLNCGNKLKAFTNLVNCPTWINDLLVMLDRIINQSQHGTFHCVGPEALSRYDFAIKIATKLGLDTAYIEPVALDFSVDIRPSIVRLNGEKTYQTLGFYPKTLTENLSKTTMK, from the coding sequence ATGAAAATATTAGTAACGGGTGCTGCTGGTAGTGTCGGTCAAATTATTACTAACCATCTTTGCAAAGCTGGACATCAAATGATACCCGTAGATTTTATTGAGCCAGAAAAAATTATTTTTGCTGACTTGCGTGATGAAAAAGTAGTTTTCCAGCTTTTTGATCAATATAATCCAGATTTAGTTATTCATCTCGCAGCAATAAAAAATATTCAGTTCTGCGAACAGAACAAAGAATTGTCTCACATAACCAATTTTGGAGTCACAAAACTAATCACAGAAATATGCCAAGAATATAAAGCTCGAATGATATACTTTTCAACTGATTATGTTTTTGGTAAATATGACCAATTTTGGCAAGAAAGGGATCAACCTTGTCCCACAACTCAATATGGCAAAGATAAAGTTGCATCAGAGCTTTTCATTCAAAATAAACTTCGCAACCATTCTATTATAAGGACAGCTCAACTTTATGGAATAAAAAATGACTTTATTACTTTAATCTGTAATACACTGAACTGTGGTAATAAACTAAAGGCTTTTACAAATCTTGTTAATTGTCCAACTTGGATTAATGACTTATTAGTCATGCTTGATAGAATTATTAATCAAAGCCAGCACGGTACTTTTCATTGTGTGGGTCCAGAAGCACTTTCTCGATATGATTTTGCGATCAAAATTGCCACTAAATTAGGATTAGATACGGCATATATTGAGCCAGTAGCGTTAGACTTTTCTGTTGATATTCGTCCTTCCATAGTCAGATTAAATGGAGAAAAAACTTATCAGACATTAGGTTTTTATCCAAAAACACTAACTGAAAATCTATCTAAAACTACTATGAAATAA
- a CDS encoding plastocyanin/azurin family copper-binding protein, whose translation MKKLLIIISINILFFCNFIIDVQANTDYEIIDVSLGNEQGQLIFTPNELKFSTGKKYKLVLNNPSPEKHYFTAKDFADASWTQKVQAGKVEVKGAIHELELKPEGIAEWVFIPEKKGSYDLYCSIKGHKEAGMKGIITIN comes from the coding sequence ATGAAAAAACTGTTAATTATTATTTCTATAAATATTCTTTTTTTCTGTAACTTCATTATTGATGTTCAAGCAAATACAGATTATGAAATAATTGATGTTAGCTTAGGGAATGAACAAGGACAATTAATTTTTACCCCCAATGAATTGAAATTTTCTACAGGTAAAAAATATAAATTAGTCTTAAATAATCCAAGTCCAGAAAAACATTATTTTACAGCTAAAGATTTTGCTGACGCAAGTTGGACTCAAAAAGTACAAGCAGGAAAAGTAGAAGTAAAAGGAGCAATTCACGAATTAGAATTAAAACCTGAAGGGATTGCAGAATGGGTTTTTATACCTGAAAAAAAAGGAAGTTACGACCTATATTGTTCAATAAAAGGTCACAAAGAAGCCGGAATGAAAGGAATTATTACTATTAATTAA
- the hisS gene encoding histidine--tRNA ligase, with the protein MSIIQAIRGTKDILPEEIIYWQFLEKTASEIFAKASYQEIRTPIFEQTPLFERGIGEATDVVGKEMYTFIDKGDRSITLRPEGTAGVARSYIQNKLFASGGVDRLWYCGAMFRYERPQAGRQRQFHQIGLELLGSNTPRADVEVIAIATDILKALGLKNLTLQLNSVGSKEDRQNYRQALVDYFTPYKDDLDVDSQDRLSRNPLRILDSKDQKTQEIAANAPSILDYLENDSKNHFDKVSTLLSLLGISYELNPRLVRGLDYYTHTAFEIISSDLGAQATVCGGGRYDGLISQLGGTPTPAVGWAMGMERLILLLEQLQPLKASTPDIYFISRGEKAENQALVIAQQLRQDGFKVELDLTGSNFAKQFKRADRSGAKICLVLGDSEVEEETIQIKNLGTSEQKTVSQENLILNLS; encoded by the coding sequence ATGAGCATTATTCAAGCTATTAGGGGAACAAAAGATATTCTTCCTGAAGAAATTATTTACTGGCAATTTTTGGAAAAAACCGCTTCAGAAATTTTTGCTAAAGCTAGTTATCAGGAAATTAGGACACCAATTTTTGAACAAACTCCTCTATTTGAAAGGGGTATCGGAGAAGCGACTGATGTAGTCGGAAAAGAAATGTACACTTTTATTGACAAAGGAGATCGAAGTATTACATTACGTCCTGAAGGTACTGCAGGAGTAGCACGATCGTACATTCAAAATAAATTGTTTGCTTCTGGAGGAGTCGATCGACTATGGTATTGTGGGGCAATGTTTCGTTATGAACGTCCCCAAGCTGGAAGACAACGACAGTTTCATCAAATAGGATTAGAATTATTGGGTAGTAATACTCCTCGTGCTGATGTGGAAGTAATTGCGATCGCTACTGATATATTAAAAGCCTTGGGATTAAAAAACCTCACTTTGCAACTTAATTCTGTAGGCAGTAAAGAGGATAGACAAAATTATCGACAAGCTTTAGTGGACTATTTCACCCCCTACAAAGATGATTTAGATGTTGATTCACAGGATAGACTCAGTCGCAATCCCTTGCGTATTTTGGACAGCAAAGATCAAAAAACTCAAGAAATCGCCGCAAATGCTCCTAGTATCCTCGATTATCTGGAAAATGATTCAAAAAACCATTTTGATAAAGTATCAACTCTTTTGAGCCTTTTAGGTATCTCTTATGAATTAAATCCTCGATTGGTAAGGGGTTTAGATTATTATACTCACACTGCATTTGAAATAATATCTAGTGATTTAGGGGCTCAGGCTACGGTATGCGGTGGTGGAAGATATGACGGTTTAATATCCCAGTTGGGCGGTACACCAACTCCTGCAGTGGGTTGGGCAATGGGTATGGAGAGATTAATCTTATTACTAGAGCAATTACAACCCTTAAAAGCATCTACCCCTGATATATATTTTATCTCTCGTGGAGAAAAAGCGGAAAATCAAGCTCTTGTCATTGCTCAACAATTGCGTCAAGATGGTTTTAAGGTAGAATTAGACCTTACTGGGAGTAACTTCGCTAAACAGTTCAAACGAGCCGATCGAAGTGGTGCTAAAATCTGTTTAGTGTTGGGGGATAGTGAAGTAGAAGAAGAAACAATTCAAATTAAAAACTTAGGAACTTCAGAACAAAAAACCGTATCCCAAGAAAATTTGATTTTAAATTTATCATAA